A window of the Actinobacillus genomosp. 1 genome harbors these coding sequences:
- the lpdA gene encoding dihydrolipoyl dehydrogenase: MSKEIKTQVVVLGAGPAGYSAAFRCADLGLETVIVERYSTLGGVCLNVGCIPSKALLHVAKVIEEAKHAEKNGITFGEPNIDLDKVRAGKEAVVSKLTGGLAGMAKARKVTVVEGLAAFTDPNTLVARDRDGNPTTIKFDNAIIAAGSRPIQLPFIPHEDPRIWDSTDALKLKEVPKKLLVMGGGIIGLEMGTVYNALGSEVEVVEMFDQVIPAADKDVVGIYTKQIEKKFKLMLETKVTAVEAKDDGIYVSMEGKACNDTKRYDAVLVAIGRVPNGKLIDAGKAGVNVDDRGFIAVDKQMRTNVPHIFAIGDIVGQPMLAHKGVHEGHVAAEVIAGQKHYFDPKVIPSIAYTEPEVAWVGKTEKECRQEGLNFEVAKFPWAASGRAIASECSEGMTKLIFDKDTHRLLGGAIVGSNGGELLGEIGLAIEMGCDAEDIALTIHAHPTLHESVGLAAEVFEGSITDLPNAKAKKR; the protein is encoded by the coding sequence ATGAGCAAAGAAATTAAAACGCAAGTCGTGGTACTTGGTGCGGGTCCTGCCGGTTACTCAGCGGCATTCCGTTGTGCCGACTTAGGCTTAGAAACTGTGATTGTTGAACGTTATTCGACTTTAGGTGGTGTGTGCTTAAACGTAGGTTGTATTCCTTCTAAAGCGTTATTACACGTTGCGAAAGTGATCGAAGAAGCAAAACACGCAGAGAAAAACGGTATTACTTTCGGTGAACCGAATATTGATTTAGATAAAGTTCGTGCCGGTAAAGAAGCGGTTGTATCTAAATTAACCGGCGGTTTAGCAGGTATGGCTAAAGCACGTAAAGTAACGGTAGTAGAAGGTTTAGCGGCATTTACCGATCCGAATACTTTAGTCGCTCGTGACCGTGACGGTAATCCGACGACAATCAAATTTGATAATGCAATCATCGCAGCGGGTTCTCGTCCGATTCAACTTCCGTTCATTCCACACGAAGATCCTCGTATTTGGGATTCAACAGATGCGCTTAAATTAAAAGAAGTGCCGAAAAAATTACTCGTAATGGGTGGCGGTATTATCGGTTTAGAGATGGGTACGGTATATAACGCTTTAGGTTCGGAAGTTGAAGTGGTTGAAATGTTTGACCAAGTCATTCCTGCAGCGGATAAAGATGTTGTCGGTATCTATACCAAACAAATCGAGAAAAAATTCAAGTTAATGCTTGAAACTAAAGTAACTGCAGTTGAAGCGAAAGATGACGGTATCTATGTTTCAATGGAAGGTAAAGCATGTAACGACACTAAACGTTACGATGCGGTATTAGTTGCTATCGGTCGTGTACCAAACGGTAAATTAATCGATGCGGGTAAAGCCGGCGTAAACGTTGATGATCGTGGTTTCATCGCTGTGGATAAACAAATGCGTACCAACGTACCGCACATCTTTGCTATCGGTGATATCGTTGGTCAGCCAATGTTAGCTCACAAAGGTGTTCACGAAGGTCACGTTGCTGCAGAAGTGATTGCAGGTCAAAAACATTACTTCGATCCGAAAGTGATTCCATCAATTGCTTATACTGAGCCGGAAGTTGCTTGGGTAGGTAAAACGGAAAAAGAATGTCGCCAAGAAGGCTTAAACTTTGAAGTGGCGAAATTCCCATGGGCGGCATCAGGTCGTGCGATTGCTTCTGAGTGTTCAGAAGGTATGACTAAACTTATCTTTGATAAAGATACACACCGTTTACTCGGTGGTGCAATCGTGGGTAGCAACGGTGGTGAATTATTAGGTGAAATCGGTCTTGCAATCGAAATGGGTTGTGATGCGGAAGATATTGCTTTAACTATCCACGCTCATCCTACATTACACGAATCTGTAGGTTTAGCAGCGGAAGTGTTTGAAGGTTCTATCACAGACTTACCAAACGCAAAAGCGAAAAAACGATAA
- the aceF gene encoding pyruvate dehydrogenase complex dihydrolipoyllysine-residue acetyltransferase: MSKQINVPDIGSDEVSVTEVMVKVGDTITVDQSIINVEGDKASMEVPAPEAGVVKEVLVKVGDKVTTGSPMLVLETAEAVPAPAAEAPVQVAAPVATASAIVEVNVPDIGSDEVNVTEIMVKVGDSVEVDQSIINVEGDKASMEVPAPIAGVVKEILINVGDKVTTGKLIMKFETASAAPAPVAAEAPAQAAVPAATTSAIKEVNVPDIGGDEVNVTEIMVNVGDTVSEEQSLITVEGDKASMEVPAPFAGVVKEILVKSGDKVSTGSLIMKFEVQGAAPAAAPAPVAQAAAPAPAAQTAQPAQSGNVSGLSQDAVVAAGAYAHATPVIRRLAREFGVNLDKVKGSGRKGRIVKEDIQAYVKTAVQVFEKQGGTAAAATGAANGAGLGLLPWPKVDFSKFGEVEEVELSRINKISGANLHRNWVMIPHVTHFDRTDITDLEAFRKEQNKLAEKQKLDVKITPVVFIMKAVAKALEAFPRFNSSISEDAQRLTLKKYINIGVAVDTPNGLVVPVFKNVNKKGIVELSRELMEVSKKARDGKLTASDMQGGCFTISSIGGLGTTHFTPIVNAPEVAILGVSKSEMAPVWNGKEFEPRLMLPLALSFDHRVIDGADGARFLTYINGVLADIRRLVM; the protein is encoded by the coding sequence ATGTCAAAACAAATTAATGTACCAGACATCGGTTCTGATGAAGTATCAGTAACCGAAGTAATGGTAAAAGTAGGCGATACTATTACTGTAGATCAATCAATCATCAACGTAGAAGGCGATAAAGCTTCAATGGAAGTGCCGGCACCGGAAGCTGGTGTGGTTAAAGAAGTTTTAGTAAAAGTGGGCGATAAAGTTACCACCGGTTCGCCAATGTTAGTGTTAGAAACCGCAGAAGCGGTACCAGCTCCGGCAGCAGAAGCTCCGGTTCAAGTTGCAGCACCTGTAGCAACTGCATCAGCGATTGTTGAAGTGAATGTACCTGATATCGGTTCAGACGAAGTAAACGTAACCGAAATTATGGTTAAAGTCGGTGATTCGGTTGAAGTTGATCAATCAATCATCAATGTAGAAGGTGATAAAGCTTCTATGGAAGTTCCGGCACCTATCGCAGGCGTAGTAAAAGAAATCTTAATCAACGTAGGCGATAAAGTAACGACCGGCAAATTAATTATGAAGTTTGAAACTGCATCAGCAGCACCAGCACCAGTTGCAGCGGAAGCTCCGGCTCAAGCGGCTGTCCCAGCGGCAACAACTTCAGCAATCAAAGAAGTAAATGTACCGGATATCGGCGGTGATGAAGTAAACGTAACTGAAATCATGGTAAATGTTGGTGATACGGTATCTGAAGAGCAATCTTTAATTACTGTTGAAGGCGACAAAGCTTCAATGGAAGTTCCGGCACCATTTGCAGGTGTTGTGAAAGAAATTTTAGTGAAATCGGGTGATAAAGTTTCAACCGGTTCATTAATTATGAAATTTGAAGTTCAAGGTGCGGCACCGGCGGCAGCTCCTGCACCGGTTGCTCAAGCAGCGGCTCCGGCTCCTGCAGCACAAACTGCACAACCGGCTCAAAGCGGTAACGTTTCAGGTTTAAGTCAAGATGCGGTAGTAGCGGCAGGTGCTTATGCACATGCAACACCGGTAATTCGCCGTTTAGCGCGTGAATTCGGGGTGAACTTAGATAAAGTTAAAGGTTCAGGTCGTAAAGGTCGTATCGTTAAAGAAGATATTCAAGCGTATGTGAAAACGGCAGTTCAGGTCTTTGAAAAACAAGGCGGAACGGCAGCGGCTGCAACAGGTGCGGCGAATGGTGCAGGTTTAGGCTTATTACCATGGCCGAAAGTAGACTTCAGCAAATTCGGTGAAGTTGAAGAAGTAGAATTAAGCCGTATCAATAAGATTTCGGGTGCGAACTTACACCGTAACTGGGTAATGATTCCTCACGTTACACACTTTGACCGTACTGACATTACTGATTTAGAAGCATTCCGTAAAGAACAAAATAAACTTGCGGAAAAACAAAAATTAGATGTGAAGATTACTCCGGTTGTGTTCATCATGAAAGCAGTAGCGAAAGCATTAGAAGCATTCCCACGTTTCAATAGCTCAATTTCTGAAGATGCGCAACGTTTAACCTTGAAAAAATATATCAATATCGGTGTTGCGGTAGATACACCAAACGGCTTAGTAGTTCCTGTATTTAAAAACGTGAACAAAAAAGGTATTGTTGAACTTTCTCGCGAATTAATGGAAGTATCGAAAAAAGCTCGTGATGGTAAATTAACCGCATCGGATATGCAAGGCGGCTGTTTCACTATTTCAAGTATCGGTGGTTTAGGTACAACCCACTTCACTCCAATCGTGAATGCACCGGAAGTTGCAATTTTAGGCGTATCTAAGTCTGAAATGGCACCGGTATGGAACGGTAAAGAGTTTGAACCGCGCTTAATGCTTCCATTAGCGTTATCATTCGACCACCGTGTAATCGATGGTGCTGACGGTGCAAGATTCTTAACCTACATCAATGGCGTATTAGCTGACATTCGTCGCTTAGTAATGTAA
- the aceE gene encoding pyruvate dehydrogenase (acetyl-transferring), homodimeric type, whose product MSEIERDVDPFETKEWLESLDSLIRVEGVERAQYIIDQLLDQARTEGVPVQSGVTTAYVNTIPVNAQPAYPGDHKIERRIRSAVRWNAIAMVLRSQKKDLDLGGHISTFQSAATMYEVCYNHFFKAATEKNGGDLVFFQGHAAPGMYARAYVEGRLTEEQLDNFRQEAFTDGLSSYPHPKLMPEFWQFSTVSMGLGPVNAIYQARFLKYLENRGLKDTADQKVYAFLGDGEMDEIESKGALTFAAREKLNNLIFTVSCNLQRLDGPVNGNGKIVQELEGLFTGAGWEVIKVLWGGNWDKLFAKDTSGKLAQLMMEVVDGDYLTFKSKDGAYIREHFFGRYPETAALVADMTDEEIWDLRRGAHDSEKLYAAYAKAQKSDKPVVILAHQVKGYKIPEAESKNTAHQSKKMSLESLKGFRDYFELPLTDEQVEKLEYIKFAEGSEEYNYIHNHRKALNGYVPARRPKFDVEYKVPALEEFKALLEEQPRGISTTMAFTRALNILLKDKNIGKTIVPMIVDEARTFGMEGLFRQVGIYNPHGQNYTPSDRDLVAYYREAKDGQVLQEGINELGGAASWVAAATSYSVSNQPMIPFFIYYSMFGFQRVGDMMWLAGDQLARGFMVGGTSGRTTLNGEGLQHEDGHSHIQAGIIPNCVTYDPSFAFEVAVIMQDGVNRMYGEKQEDVFYYMTTLNEVMDQPAMPAGAEEGIRKGLYKFETVKGKGKGHVQLLGSGAIMRHVREAAQILANDYGVTADVFSAPSFNELAREGNDAVRWNLLHPTAEQRVPYVAQVLADLPTVASTDYVKQYADQIRAFVPSKHYHVLGTDGFGRSDSRANLREHFEVDSRYVVVAALSQLAKEGTVETKVVADAIAKFGLNVDRINPLYA is encoded by the coding sequence ATGTCAGAGATCGAAAGAGACGTAGATCCATTCGAAACCAAAGAATGGTTAGAGTCATTAGATTCTTTAATCCGTGTAGAAGGTGTTGAGCGTGCTCAATATATTATTGACCAATTATTAGACCAAGCTCGTACGGAAGGCGTACCTGTTCAATCAGGCGTTACAACTGCATATGTGAATACTATCCCTGTAAATGCACAACCGGCATATCCCGGCGATCACAAAATTGAACGTCGTATTCGTTCTGCTGTTCGTTGGAATGCTATCGCAATGGTTTTACGTAGCCAGAAGAAAGATCTCGACTTAGGTGGTCATATTTCAACTTTCCAATCAGCGGCGACAATGTATGAAGTGTGTTATAACCACTTCTTCAAAGCGGCAACTGAAAAAAACGGCGGCGACTTAGTATTTTTCCAAGGTCACGCAGCACCGGGTATGTATGCACGTGCTTATGTTGAAGGTCGTTTAACCGAAGAACAATTAGACAATTTCCGTCAAGAAGCGTTTACAGACGGTTTATCTTCATATCCGCACCCGAAATTAATGCCTGAATTCTGGCAATTCTCAACCGTATCAATGGGTTTAGGTCCGGTTAATGCGATTTACCAAGCTCGTTTCTTAAAATATCTTGAAAACCGTGGTTTAAAAGACACTGCAGACCAAAAAGTGTATGCGTTCTTAGGTGACGGCGAAATGGATGAAATTGAGTCTAAAGGTGCATTAACGTTTGCCGCACGTGAAAAATTAAACAACTTAATTTTCACCGTAAGCTGTAACTTACAACGTTTAGACGGCCCGGTAAACGGTAATGGTAAAATCGTTCAAGAATTAGAAGGTTTATTCACCGGTGCAGGTTGGGAAGTTATCAAAGTTTTATGGGGCGGTAACTGGGATAAATTATTCGCGAAAGATACTTCAGGTAAATTAGCTCAATTAATGATGGAAGTGGTTGATGGTGACTACTTAACCTTCAAATCAAAAGACGGTGCTTATATTCGTGAACACTTCTTCGGTCGTTACCCTGAAACAGCCGCATTAGTAGCGGATATGACGGACGAAGAAATTTGGGATCTTCGCCGTGGCGCGCACGACAGCGAAAAACTTTACGCTGCATATGCGAAAGCACAAAAATCAGATAAACCGGTTGTAATTTTAGCTCACCAAGTTAAAGGTTATAAAATTCCTGAAGCGGAAAGTAAAAATACCGCTCACCAATCGAAAAAAATGTCATTAGAAAGCTTAAAAGGTTTCCGTGATTATTTCGAATTACCATTAACGGATGAGCAAGTTGAGAAACTTGAGTACATTAAATTTGCGGAAGGTTCTGAAGAGTACAATTACATTCACAATCACCGTAAAGCATTAAACGGTTATGTGCCGGCTCGTCGTCCTAAATTTGACGTAGAGTACAAAGTACCTGCATTAGAAGAATTTAAAGCGTTACTTGAAGAACAACCACGTGGCATTTCAACCACAATGGCGTTTACGCGTGCATTAAATATCTTATTAAAAGATAAAAACATCGGTAAAACTATCGTTCCGATGATCGTAGATGAAGCGCGTACATTCGGTATGGAAGGTTTATTCCGTCAAGTGGGTATCTATAACCCGCACGGTCAAAACTATACGCCTTCAGACCGCGATTTAGTGGCTTACTACCGTGAAGCGAAAGACGGTCAAGTATTACAAGAAGGTATCAACGAATTAGGTGGTGCGGCTTCTTGGGTTGCAGCGGCAACGTCTTACTCTGTAAGCAATCAACCGATGATTCCGTTCTTCATCTATTACTCAATGTTCGGTTTCCAACGTGTGGGTGATATGATGTGGTTAGCGGGTGACCAATTAGCTCGTGGTTTCATGGTCGGCGGTACGTCCGGTCGTACAACATTAAACGGTGAAGGTTTACAACACGAAGACGGTCACAGCCATATTCAAGCGGGTATTATCCCTAACTGTGTAACTTACGATCCGTCATTCGCATTTGAAGTTGCAGTAATCATGCAAGACGGTGTGAACCGTATGTATGGCGAAAAACAAGAAGATGTTTTCTATTACATGACAACATTAAACGAAGTAATGGATCAACCGGCAATGCCGGCAGGTGCGGAAGAGGGTATCCGTAAAGGTTTATATAAATTCGAAACCGTTAAAGGTAAAGGCAAAGGTCACGTTCAGTTATTAGGTTCCGGTGCAATTATGCGTCACGTTCGTGAGGCGGCACAAATCCTTGCAAACGACTACGGTGTGACTGCCGACGTATTCTCTGCACCGTCATTCAACGAATTAGCGCGTGAAGGTAACGATGCGGTACGTTGGAACTTATTACACCCGACAGCGGAACAACGTGTTCCTTATGTTGCGCAAGTATTAGCGGATCTACCGACAGTTGCTTCAACTGACTATGTGAAACAATACGCGGATCAAATCCGTGCATTCGTACCAAGCAAACACTATCATGTGTTAGGTACGGACGGTTTCGGTCGTTCAGACAGCCGCGCTAACTTACGTGAACATTTCGAAGTTGATTCACGTTACGTTGTTGTTGCAGCGTTATCGCAATTAGCGAAAGAAGGTACGGTGGAAACTAAAGTTGTTGCTGACGCAATCGCTAAATTCGGCTTAAACGTAGATCGTATTAACCCGTTATACGCATAA
- the pyrD gene encoding quinone-dependent dihydroorotate dehydrogenase, whose protein sequence is MYSLIRKCLFSMDAETAHNFSIQALKLVGKLPINVLPMPLNPVEVMGLQFKNPIGLAAGADKNGEAIDGFGKLGFGFIEVGTVTPVAQDGNPKPRQFRVLEAEGIINRNGFNNLGVDVLVENVKKAKYDGIIGINIGKNAVTPIEKALDDYQICLRKVYEHADYITVNISSPNTKNLRTLQYGEALDDLLRALKNEQGILSEKFNQYKPLVLKIAPDLTDEEIASVADSLVRHKIDGVIAGNTTLSREPVQGLKNAEQQGGLSGKPLNMLSTRLISTLAKELNGSLPIIGSGGIHSVESGQEKINAGASLLQVYSAMIYQGPALIQSLAKRIQVR, encoded by the coding sequence ATGTATTCTCTGATTCGTAAATGTCTTTTTTCAATGGATGCCGAAACCGCACATAACTTTTCTATTCAAGCACTCAAATTAGTCGGAAAGTTACCGATTAATGTTTTGCCTATGCCGTTAAATCCCGTCGAAGTTATGGGATTACAATTTAAAAATCCAATCGGTTTAGCAGCCGGTGCGGATAAAAACGGTGAAGCGATAGACGGCTTTGGTAAACTTGGGTTCGGATTTATTGAAGTCGGTACGGTTACGCCTGTTGCACAAGACGGGAATCCTAAACCACGCCAGTTCCGTGTTTTGGAAGCGGAGGGCATTATTAACCGTAACGGTTTTAATAATTTAGGCGTTGATGTGCTGGTTGAGAATGTTAAAAAGGCAAAATACGATGGCATAATCGGTATTAATATCGGTAAGAATGCGGTAACACCGATAGAAAAGGCATTAGACGATTACCAAATTTGTTTACGTAAGGTATATGAACACGCAGACTATATTACGGTTAATATTTCTTCGCCTAATACTAAAAATTTACGTACCTTGCAGTATGGCGAAGCGTTAGATGACTTGCTACGAGCGTTGAAAAACGAGCAAGGGATTTTGTCGGAAAAATTTAATCAATATAAACCGCTTGTGTTAAAAATCGCACCGGATTTAACCGATGAAGAAATCGCTTCGGTAGCGGATAGTTTAGTGCGGCATAAGATTGATGGGGTAATTGCAGGCAATACCACACTTTCTCGAGAGCCCGTACAAGGTTTAAAGAATGCGGAACAACAGGGCGGCTTAAGCGGCAAACCGTTGAATATGCTGAGTACGCGCTTGATTAGCACATTAGCAAAAGAGTTAAACGGTTCATTACCTATTATCGGTAGCGGTGGTATTCATTCCGTTGAGTCCGGTCAAGAAAAGATTAATGCCGGCGCAAGTTTGCTACAGGTTTATTCGGCAATGATTTATCAAGGACCCGCACTAATTCAGAGTCTTGCAAAGCGCATCCAGGTTCGTTAA
- a CDS encoding ribose-phosphate pyrophosphokinase, with the protein MPDIKLFAGNATPELAKRIAERLYTTLGDATVGRFSDGEIQVQINENVRGGDIFIVQSTCAPTNDNLMELIVMVDALRRASAGRITAVIPYFGYARQDRRVRSARVPITAKVVADFLSSVGVDRVLTCDLHAEQIQGFFDVPVDNVFGSPVLIDDILKKADLVNPIVVSPDIGGVVRARAVAKLLNDTDMAIIDKRRPKANVSQVMHIIGDVTDRDCILVDDMIDTGGTLVKAAEALKERGARRVFAYATHAVFSGTAASNLANPALDEVVVTDTIPLSDEIKALNKVRVLTLSSMLAEAIRRISNEESISAMFDA; encoded by the coding sequence ATGCCAGATATTAAACTGTTTGCAGGTAATGCAACGCCTGAACTTGCAAAACGTATTGCAGAACGTCTTTATACTACTCTTGGAGATGCGACCGTCGGTCGTTTTAGTGACGGTGAGATCCAAGTTCAAATTAATGAAAATGTACGTGGCGGCGATATTTTTATCGTGCAATCAACTTGTGCGCCGACCAACGATAACCTTATGGAATTGATTGTTATGGTTGATGCGTTACGTCGTGCGTCGGCCGGTCGTATTACTGCGGTAATTCCTTACTTCGGTTACGCGCGTCAAGACCGTCGAGTACGTTCTGCACGTGTACCTATTACAGCGAAAGTCGTGGCGGATTTCCTTTCTAGTGTGGGTGTGGATCGCGTTTTAACTTGCGATTTACACGCAGAGCAAATTCAAGGTTTCTTTGACGTACCGGTAGATAACGTCTTCGGTTCTCCGGTATTAATTGACGATATTCTGAAAAAAGCGGATTTAGTAAATCCTATCGTGGTTTCTCCGGATATCGGCGGTGTTGTTCGCGCTCGTGCGGTAGCTAAATTATTAAACGATACAGATATGGCGATTATCGATAAACGTCGTCCGAAAGCAAACGTATCGCAAGTTATGCATATTATAGGTGATGTGACCGACCGTGATTGTATCTTAGTGGATGATATGATCGACACCGGCGGTACGTTAGTCAAAGCGGCTGAAGCGTTAAAAGAACGCGGTGCTCGTCGTGTATTCGCTTACGCAACACACGCGGTATTCTCCGGTACGGCGGCAAGTAATTTAGCGAATCCTGCGTTAGATGAAGTGGTAGTAACCGATACTATTCCGTTGTCGGATGAAATCAAAGCATTAAATAAAGTTCGCGTATTAACATTATCAAGTATGTTAGCGGAGGCTATTCGTCGTATTAGTAACGAAGAGTCGATTTCCGCAATGTTCGACGCTTAA
- the ispE gene encoding 4-(cytidine 5'-diphospho)-2-C-methyl-D-erythritol kinase: MAEKIVLPSPAKLNLFLYITNKRADGYHELQTLFQFLDFGDEISFEVNESGEIELLNEIDGVTKEQNLIYRAAKLLQNHTACTKGAKIGVTKRLPMGGGVGGGSSNAATVLVGLNHFWQTGLSLEKLAELGLSLGADVPIFVRGFAAFAEGVGEKLVPCRPRESWYVVLKPNVSISTAAVFQDPNLPRNTPKRTLEQLLSEEWTNDCEKVVRDHYFEVEDLIAELLQYAPFRLTGTGACIFAEFESEAEAKAVFAYKPKDIFGFVAKGQNRSPLHQMLNLTTFPQ; the protein is encoded by the coding sequence ATGGCGGAAAAAATTGTTTTACCTAGTCCGGCTAAGTTAAACCTATTTCTTTATATCACCAATAAACGGGCGGACGGTTACCACGAATTACAGACCTTATTTCAGTTTTTAGATTTCGGCGACGAAATTTCGTTTGAAGTGAATGAAAGCGGTGAAATTGAATTGTTAAATGAAATTGATGGAGTAACCAAGGAACAAAACCTGATTTATCGTGCGGCAAAATTATTGCAAAATCATACCGCTTGTACAAAAGGAGCGAAAATCGGTGTGACTAAACGTTTACCGATGGGCGGCGGTGTTGGTGGCGGATCGTCGAATGCCGCTACCGTTTTAGTCGGCTTGAATCATTTCTGGCAAACCGGATTAAGCTTGGAAAAACTTGCCGAATTAGGCTTAAGTTTGGGAGCGGACGTACCGATTTTTGTACGAGGTTTTGCCGCATTTGCCGAAGGGGTCGGTGAAAAATTAGTACCTTGCCGGCCGAGAGAATCGTGGTATGTGGTATTAAAACCGAATGTTTCCATTTCTACCGCAGCGGTTTTCCAAGACCCGAATTTACCGAGAAATACACCTAAAAGAACATTGGAGCAGCTTTTATCGGAAGAATGGACAAACGATTGCGAAAAAGTTGTGCGAGATCATTATTTCGAGGTTGAAGATCTTATTGCAGAATTGTTACAATATGCACCGTTTCGGCTAACGGGCACAGGTGCTTGTATTTTCGCCGAATTTGAGAGTGAAGCGGAAGCAAAAGCTGTATTTGCATATAAACCGAAAGATATTTTTGGTTTTGTTGCCAAAGGACAAAATCGCTCTCCTTTACATCAAATGCTCAATTTAACTACTTTCCCACAATAG
- the lolB gene encoding lipoprotein insertase outer membrane protein LolB produces MKKFTKILSLSTLFFLAGCQSVLNEPTEVQQPSVQIPHHDAQWQQHLQQLAKIQGYSAKGQIGYISPEERFSSHFDWQYRTPANFGLELSSNLSSKSLKLHRNVRGLTISDSEGNSRSDRDMDSLMKEIIGVAFPIDQFAYWLKGQPEKDGNYIVNDKRQLSQFSYNINGEVWKASYVQYHEDRQPNLPKLIVLENGSQTLKIRVDQWAF; encoded by the coding sequence ATGAAAAAATTCACTAAAATTCTCTCACTTTCAACCTTATTTTTCCTTGCTGGGTGCCAATCGGTATTAAACGAACCGACTGAAGTACAACAACCTAGCGTACAAATTCCGCATCATGATGCGCAATGGCAGCAACATTTACAACAATTGGCGAAAATCCAAGGTTATTCGGCTAAAGGGCAAATCGGTTATATTTCCCCGGAAGAACGTTTTTCTTCTCATTTCGATTGGCAATACCGTACGCCGGCTAATTTCGGTTTGGAACTTTCCTCTAATTTATCCAGTAAATCATTAAAATTACATCGTAATGTGCGAGGCTTAACCATTTCGGACAGCGAAGGTAATTCTCGTTCGGATCGCGATATGGACAGTTTGATGAAAGAAATTATCGGTGTCGCATTTCCGATTGACCAATTCGCCTATTGGCTGAAAGGACAACCGGAAAAAGACGGTAATTACATCGTAAACGACAAACGCCAACTTTCACAATTTAGCTATAACATTAATGGCGAAGTGTGGAAAGCGAGTTATGTACAATATCATGAAGATCGCCAGCCGAATTTGCCGAAATTGATCGTGTTGGAAAATGGATCTCAGACATTAAAAATTCGCGTGGATCAATGGGCGTTTTAG